A window of Flavobacterium psychrophilum genomic DNA:
TCAAACGAAACGGTAACCGGGTTATGCACCGGCACCGTCGCATTATGAAGGTGAAGTACAGAATCCTGCACATCAAAATCCATATAAAAATCTTCATAGAAGGCATTCGCCGGAATAAAGACTGATACGTTATTTTTAGTATAATTATGATCATTACCCACTTTTACAAGATATGGCGTAACCCTTTTTGTTTCGGTAACCGTTGCAGGAGCATCAGAATAATCAATGCTTCCGTTAATAACGGCTTTGTTTCCGTGGAAATCACTAACCTCTATCCTGTAATTTTTTGTTTCGCCCGATACAACATCAAACTGCCCGTTTGATGTATTGTTTTTTACCAATGACAGTGAATACGGCGTCTTGATGAATAGCTTTTGGTAACGCTGCCCCGTGCTGTAATACCTTTGATAGTCGATGTAATTATTTACGTAACGCGATTCATCAAACGCAAAGGTGTTAAAGGTAACATGAAAAGAAGGACTTCCGTTATAATACGTCTGAATGTTATACAACCCGTTGTTACCAACACTTCCTGTAGATTTATCGCTGGCGTTAACCGCAAAGCCTACTTTACCCCTCGCTGAAATTTTATCGGCAAGATAAGTACCGTCCTTTTGTAGCTTTAAGGCAACAAGCGTTGGTTTAACAGAAGCATTCACGACAGCATCGTCACTTAGCGGATATGCCATTAACCCCAAAACATTTGGCGCTTTGGTATCGCCCATTTTTTTATCAAGCCCAAACAGCAACGGGTTAATTACCCATTCTGTTTTGGTATCGCGGTATTCAAAGTGAAGGTGCGGCCCACCGGAACCACCACTGTTTCCCGAATAACCTATAAGTTCGCCTTTTGTTATCTTGATTTCCTCTTTAGAAGGAAAAAGCTCAATATCGAAGGATCTTTTTTCATATTGTTTTGCCCTTACATAGGCATCTATCCTTTCAGAATACGCCTGTAAATGCCCATAAAGGGTTGTAAACCCATTCGGGTGATCAATATACAATGCAGTTCCGTAACCATACGAAGATACCCTTACGCGCGATACGTAGCCATCGGCAGCGGCATACACGGGTAAGCCCTCACGCTGCTCTGTCCTGAAATCAAGGCCTGCATGAAAGTGGTTGTTACGCAATTCGCCAAATGTACCGGAAGGATAAACCGGAATTTCCATTGGCGACCTAAAATAGTCCTGCGGATAAGGCTGCTGAGCCCACAGCATCGTAGTAAGAAACAGTAAGGGGAAAAAAAGTAATCTCATAGAGGGCTAAAATATAAAAAACCAGTAAAAAAACCGCAGTGTTTGGCTTATTCTTATAACTGTTTACCTTACAATTTATTACGCCTCTACGAAAAATTTCGCATAAATTTTATACAAAGTATTGTTTCTAATTAAAGTAATATTAACTTTGTAAAATCATGTAATGAAAGTTGACTGTTATGAACGGATTATCCGATATAGTTGATGCTCTTGAGATTAAGCTCGAAAAGCTTGCCCAGAAACTGGACACGCTACAGAAGCAAAATCACGAGCTGGAAAACGAGGTTTCCCGGTCGGCTTTGGCCTTAAGCAGGCAGAGTGAGGAGGTTGCGTTGCTTAAACAGCAAAACGAATCTCTAAGGATGGCCAACTCATTACTGGGCAGTGACGAAAATAAAAGAGAAACAAAACTCAAGATAAATTCATTGATTCGCGAAATTGATTACTGTATAGCACAACTATCTGATTAATATAAAAGATGGACGAAAAGCTTAAAATAAAGATATCAGTTGCCGACAGGGTTTACCCATTAACAGTAGATCCGTCTCAGGAAGAAGGACTAAGAAGTGCTTCGAAAAAGATTGATACCATGATTAGGCAGTTCGAAGAAAATTATGCGGTTCGCGACAAACAGGATGTACTTGCCATGTGTGCATTACAATTTGCAGCACAGGTAGAACAAAAGCAGCTGGATAAGTCTGCTAACCTTGAAGAAGCTCTGGAAAGGCTTCGTAAAATGGATGAAAGAGCAAATGAGCTTCTCTCAAAATAATTAAAAATACGTTCTTTACATACGTCAAAATACTGCCTACATTAGTCCATATTTGATAAACTCAACGCCAATACTTTAAAATGGGTGAATCGTCGCTACTATAGCAAGCTGCCTTGAGCAGATCCTTGAACAGCGGGTTAGCCCAAAACTTGTCAATACGAGTTTATACAATTACTTCTGATGTAGGCTTTTTTATTTACATACATATACACAACCAAACATAATCTATGGACATTACATTAATAATAATCATCGGGATCGTTGGGGCCGCTGCCGGATTTGGAATTGCGAAGTTCCTTGAAAAGAAAAACGTATCAACCCTGATAAAAAACGCCAAAAAAGAGGCGGGATCAATACTTAAAACGGCTCAAACTGAGGCTGAATCTATAAAGAAAGACAAATTACTGCAGGCTAAAGAAAAATTTCTTGAGCTTAAAGCAGAGCACGAACAGGTAATTTTAGGCAAAGACAAAAAGATTGCCGAAGCAGAGAAAAGAACACGTGATAAAGAATCGCAGGTATCTAATGAACTGGCTAAAACTAAAAAGGTAAACGACGAGGCAGAGGCAAAAATTGCCGATTATAATGCCCGTGTTGAATACCTTGATAAAAAACAACAGGAAATTGACAGGCTTCACAAAAGCCAGGTAGACCAGCTTGAAGTTATCTCAGGCCTTTCAGCAGATGAAGCGAAAAACCAACTTGTAGAAAGCCTTAAAGCTGAGGCTAAAACAAGTGCTATGTCTCACATTCAGGATACTATTGAAGAGGCTAAGCTTACCGCTGCACAGGAGGCTAAAAAGATCATCATCAGCACGATTCAGCGTGTTGGTACAGAGGAAGCAGTAGAAAACTGTGTATCTGTATTCAACATTGAATCTGATGACGTTAAAGGACGTATCATTGGACGTGAAGGTCGTAACATCCGTGCGCTTGAAGCTGCAACAGGTGTTGAGATCATTGTAGATGATACCCCAGAAGCTATTATCCTTTCTTGTTTTGACCCTGTAAGAAGGGAAATTGCACGCCTTGCACTACACAAACTTGTTACAGACGGTAGGATTCACCCTGCACGTATCGAAGAGGTTGTTGGTAAGACAGCAAAACAAATTGAAGACGAAATTATTGAAGTTGGTAAACGTACCGTGATCGATCTTGGTATCCACGGACTTCACCCTGAACTTATAAAAATCGTGGGAAGAATGAAGTACCGTTCTTCTTACGGACAGAACTTACTTCAACACTCGCGTGAAGTTGCTAAGCTTTGTGGTATTATGGCTGCAGAACTTGGGCTTAATGTTAAGCTTGCTAAAAGAGCCGGTTTACTTCACGATATCGGTAAAGTGCCGGATGCTGAAAGCGACCTTCCTCACGCATTATTGGGTATGCAGTGGGCTGAGAAATATGGTGAAAAAGAAGAAGTGTGCAACGCTATTGGTGCTCACCATGACGAGATAGAAATGAAGTCTTTACTATCACCTATCGTTCAGGTGTGTGATGCTATATCGGGTGCAAGACCGGGTGCAAGGAGACAGGTTCTTGACTCTTACATTCAGCGTCTTAAAGACCTTGAAGATATTGCTTACGGATTCCAGGGCGTTAAGAGTGCCTATGCTATCCAGGCAGGACGTGAGCTTCGTGTTATCGTAGAAAGCGAAAAAGTAAGCGATGATATGGCCGCTAACCTTTCTTTCGAAATCTCTCACAAGATACAGACTGAAATGACCTATCCCGGACAGGTAAAAATTACCGTAATCAGGGAAACAAGGGCAGTTAATATTGCGAAATAAGTTGCTGAGGCACTAAATTTATTAGTAGCTTAGGCTTTAAAAACATAAAAACTCCGGAGGAAACTTCGGAGTTTTTTTGTGTAGATTTATATAAAGCTCCTCAGCAACTATTGAGTATCAGGCTCACCACTTAATTGTAATGTATATTATTTATAATTGGACACGAGCGGGACGCTCGCGCCAGCAGCAAAAAGTAATTAGTATGGAAAAATTCTTTAAATATCTCCTTTACTACCTGATAGCCTTTCTATTGGTACTTTATATAACTACAATAAAAGAAGGCATGGAAGTTTTTGGTATTAAAGACTATTACATACTTAAGAGCTTTGAGTATTTTATATTTTGGGTATTACCATATTGGTTGTTTATATTAATACTTGTTGCAGCTGTATATGCAATGATTACATTTGTAATAGTAAAGCTTATAAAGAAAATTTAATACGCAGTAGAGAGGAATATATTTAAATAACAATTTAGATTTCAAAAATGAAAAAACATCAATTCTTAATTATAGCAGTATTATTCTCTTTCGCCGCGATATCTTGTGATGGCTTTTTCATAAATAAAAAGACCTCTGAAATTATTCACTTAAGTTCATGCTGCAATTCTGATTCAACATGGACAAAAATTTATAATACCCACCGGATCGAGAACTCAGAAAATGCAGAGATAAGAGAAATAATTGCCGAATTTAAAAGGCAGCCATTTTCAAATACTGTTTTATATTTTAAAGATTACCCAGAAGAATATATTGGTATTGGCGATGGAGGATCCTCTATTAGGTATGTGTATAACAAAAAAATAAGTAGTCAGGTTTTAAATGGGTTGTCTCCTGAATTAAGCGAATCTGAAAAATTGAGAATCGCCTTAAGGGTAAATTCTATTCTTTTTAATTATGTAGGTGAAGAAAGCCGAAAAGAGTCAGCTATAATTCTTAAATATCAATGTGAAGATTTAATAGAAAATTATAAAGAATAATCATCACCTCTATAGATTGGATTTGCAATCCACATCCTAGACACAAAACCCTCCCCTGAACTAACAGAGAAGGGTTTTTCCACTTAAAACAATAACACCATTACCTCCAGCCTCCGCCGAGTGACCTGTATAACTGGGCCACCGCGTTAAGCTGGTCTCTTTTTAATGCCGCCAGATCCAGTTCGCTTTGCAGCACATTGCTTTGTGCTGTTATCACTTCCAGATAATTGGCCATGCCGCTTTTAAACAGCATGTCGGCATTGGTTGTAGCTTTTTGCAGGTTGGCCACTCTTTCCGCCGCAAACTCCTGCTCCTGTTTAAGTTTTTCTACCCTCACCAGCGCGTCTGATACTTCGCCTACGGCTATTAGTACCGACTGCCTGAAGGCAATAACTGCTTTTTCGCGCTCAACTTTGGCTACCTCGTACTGTGTACGAAGCTGCCTTCTTTGCAACAATGGCTGTGTAAGGCTACCGGCCACCATACCAAATAATGAAGCTGGCATATTAAACCAGTTATCCGATTTAAACGAATTGACACCGCCTTGCGCTGTAATATTTAGCGCCGGGTACATTGAGGCTTTGGTAACCCCTACCCTTGCATTGGCTGCTGCCAGTTCATATTCTGTACCCTTTACATCGGGTCTCTGACTTACGATTGATGATGGAACTCCTGCCGACAACTGCGTATGTAGCGGTGTCAGGTCTAAAGTTGTATTGCGCACTATTTCTGCCGGAAGTGCACCGGTAAGTATACTAAGGGCATTCTCCTGAATGGTAACTTCTTTTTCAAGCTGCGGTACTATCTGAGCAGCCCTTAAGCGTTGTGCTTCGGTTTGTTGTACCGCCAATGTAGTTACCTGTCCCGAACCGAACTGCATTTTTACAATACGAACTGTATTTTCATTCAGCTCCAGGTTCTTTTTAGCGATAGCCAATTGGGCATCAAGCATTAAAAGATTGTAGTATCCCTGCGCTACAGAAGCTACAATATTGGTCTGAACCAGTTTCCTGGCTTCTTCTGTTTTTAAATAAAGGGCTAAAGCCTCTTTTTTACGTCCTCTCAATTTCCCCCAGATATCGGCTTCCCACGAAAGTGAACCTCCCGCGTTGTAATCCTCTATATGGCTTGTGTTTAGAAAGTTGGCGAGGCTTATACCGTTTAAGCTATTTTGTGACGGAATACTGGTATTTGCCGTGACGCCCATACTAAGCTGCGGAACGTTATTCCATTTTGTTTGCCTTAGCTGAAGCTGTGCCGATTCAATGTTTTTAATCGCCGTCTGCATGTCGTAATTATTAGTTACGGCCTTACCGATAAGCTCCTGAAGGTTAGCATCGGGAAAGAACTGTTTCCATTCTATCGATGCAACACTTGTAGTATCGGTACTTGCAGTGGCATTTCTGTATGCCTGCGGAAGTTCCGGCTGCGGTGTTTCTATATCTTTAGACACTTTACAACCTGTAAGTATCAGGACTGCTGTAAAGAGAAGATAAATATTATACGTTTTCATTTTTAAATGGTGGTATATTTTAAGTTGCTTGAAGTAATGTTGTTGTATGCCAGCCCCACCTCCGGTAATAGGTATGAGAGGAAGGAGCCGACAAAAAACAAACAATAACCTTTAAGTTTATTTATTTAACTAGTTCTAATTCTTCTTTCAGATGCTCTACAGCTTCTGCCCCGGTGGCTTTGAATGGCACACCCGTAACTTTTTCCTGTAAGTACTGGAACACAATGAACAATACCGGAATGATGAACAATCCAAGTATTACCCCTGACACCATTCCTCCTGCTGCACCAATACTAATTGAGTGGTTACCCTGTGCAGATGGCCCTACTGCCCCCATCATCGGGATTAGACCCACGATGAATGCAAGCGATGTCATGATGATTGGTCGAAGCCTTAGCTTAGCTGCTTCAAGCGCTGCCGATAGCAAAGTCTTGCCTGCCCTTCGGCGCTGTACGGCAAACTCCACAATAAGAATGGCATTCTTGGCGAGCAACCCAATAAGCATTACAAGCGCCACCTGTACGTAAATGTTATTCGATATTCCCGTTAGCCCTATGGCTGCAAATACCCCGAAGATACCGGTTGGTATAGAAAGGATTACCGCCATTGGAAGGATATAACTTTCGTACTGTGCTGCAAGCAGGAAGTACACAAACAATAAACTCATTAAGAACACTACTGCCGACTGTCCGCCTGAGATGATCTCTTCCCTTGTCATACCTGAGAATTCATATGAATATCCTGGTGGAAGGTGTTTGGCTGCAACTTCTTCCACAGCCTTGATAGCTGCTCCGGAACTGAATCCCGGTTTCGGAATCGCGTTTACTCCCATAGAGTTAAACAGGTTGTAACGTGATGCATTCTCCGGTCCGTAAACCCTTTGCAGTTTTACCAGTGTGTTTACCGGAACCATCTCTCCTGTTTTATTTCTAACGAATACACCTCCTAATGATTCGGCAGTAGAACGGTCGTCTTTATCTGCCTGAACCATAACACGGTAGTATTTACCAAATCGGTTAAAGTCAGATACCTGTGCACTACCATAATAGGACTGGACGGTAGACATCAATTCGCGGATGCTAACGCCAAGCTGCTCTGCTTTAACATCATCAACTTCCATTTCATACTGCGGGTAATCTGCCCTGAATGGCGTAAATGCTACAGCAATTTCAGGACGTTTCATCAACTCCATAATAAAGTTGTTACCAATAGCACTAAATTTATCCAGTTTGCCTCCGGTACGATCCTGAAGTACAAAATCAAGTCCGTCGATATTACTGAAACCCGGTACGGTTGGGAAGGTAAACACAAAGAAGTTTGCCCCTTTCACAGCCGAAAGCTTTTGGCGCACATCATTCATGATCTGGTCGATGTTCCTTACATCGCCACGTTCTTTATCTTCCTTAAGCAGTACGAATGCCACCCCAAATGAAGGGCTTGACGACTGCGTAAGCATATTGAAACCTGCCAGTATGTTTAGCGTACGTGTGTATTCTGCCGGTCTTAAAATATTTTCAACTTCGGCTAAAGCCTGTGTTGTTCTTTCAAGCGATGTACCTGCCGGCATGGAAGCCGATATTGCAATAAATCCCTGATCTTCTGAAGGGATAAATCCTGACGGCGTGGTTTTTATCAACCAGGCTGTTGCCAATACAACTACTGCAAGTCCGCCTAAACTAAACCACCTGTATTTTATAAGGAATCGTAAGCTGCCCATATAACGGTTGGTTATCTTGTCGAAACCTACGTTGAAACCTTTAAAGAACCTGTCTTTAAAATTAGGTGCTTTATATTCGGCATGTTTATCATCATGATTGTGGCTGTGCGTATCATGCCCTTTTAAGAACAATGCGGCCAGTGCAGGGCTCAGCGTTAATGCATTTACTGCCGAAATTACAATTGCAATTGCCAGTGTTAATGCAAACTGCCTGTAGAATACACCTGTTGAGCCTTCCATGAAACCTACCGGAAGGAATACTGCCGACATTACCAGGGTAATTGAAATAATTGCTCCTGTAATTTCGCTCATGGCAGATGTTGTTGCCTGTTTAGGCTGATAGCCGCGCTCTAATTTAGAGTGTACCGCCTCGACGACGACAATGGCATCATCTACTACGATACCGATAGCAAGAACTAATGCAAATAGGGTTAGCATGTTAATCGAGAATCCGAACAGTGACATGAAAAAGAACGTTCCCAGGATTGCCACCGGAACCGCAATGGCCGGAATTAATGTTGACCTAAAATCCTGAAGGAATATATATACCACCACGAATACAAGTAAAAAGGCCTCTATAAGTGTGTGCTCTACCTGCTCGATA
This region includes:
- a CDS encoding peptidase M23 — encoded protein: MRLLFFPLLFLTTMLWAQQPYPQDYFRSPMEIPVYPSGTFGELRNNHFHAGLDFRTEQREGLPVYAAADGYVSRVRVSSYGYGTALYIDHPNGFTTLYGHLQAYSERIDAYVRAKQYEKRSFDIELFPSKEEIKITKGELIGYSGNSGGSGGPHLHFEYRDTKTEWVINPLLFGLDKKMGDTKAPNVLGLMAYPLSDDAVVNASVKPTLVALKLQKDGTYLADKISARGKVGFAVNASDKSTGSVGNNGLYNIQTYYNGSPSFHVTFNTFAFDESRYVNNYIDYQRYYSTGQRYQKLFIKTPYSLSLVKNNTSNGQFDVVSGETKNYRIEVSDFHGNKAVINGSIDYSDAPATVTETKRVTPYLVKVGNDHNYTKNNVSVFIPANAFYEDFYMDFDVQDSVLHLHNATVPVHNPVTVSFDVSHLSKDVLKKTFIAGFTDKRVSYNSSYLQDGRLTAKVKTLGDFKLAQDYNPPKIFSPSFAEGKWLTKNKQFSFKISDDKSGIATIDAWLNGKWTLMHYDYKTRIIYHNFSDGVVAEGRNDLKVTITDSVGNSATFETHFFRTQNQTSVENNK
- a CDS encoding cell division protein ZapA; this translates as MDEKLKIKISVADRVYPLTVDPSQEEGLRSASKKIDTMIRQFEENYAVRDKQDVLAMCALQFAAQVEQKQLDKSANLEEALERLRKMDERANELLSK
- a CDS encoding ribonuclease (protein from Staphylococcus aureus has phosphodiesterase activity against 2'-3'-cAMP and 2'-3'-cGMP); the encoded protein is MDITLIIIIGIVGAAAGFGIAKFLEKKNVSTLIKNAKKEAGSILKTAQTEAESIKKDKLLQAKEKFLELKAEHEQVILGKDKKIAEAEKRTRDKESQVSNELAKTKKVNDEAEAKIADYNARVEYLDKKQQEIDRLHKSQVDQLEVISGLSADEAKNQLVESLKAEAKTSAMSHIQDTIEEAKLTAAQEAKKIIISTIQRVGTEEAVENCVSVFNIESDDVKGRIIGREGRNIRALEAATGVEIIVDDTPEAIILSCFDPVRREIARLALHKLVTDGRIHPARIEEVVGKTAKQIEDEIIEVGKRTVIDLGIHGLHPELIKIVGRMKYRSSYGQNLLQHSREVAKLCGIMAAELGLNVKLAKRAGLLHDIGKVPDAESDLPHALLGMQWAEKYGEKEEVCNAIGAHHDEIEMKSLLSPIVQVCDAISGARPGARRQVLDSYIQRLKDLEDIAYGFQGVKSAYAIQAGRELRVIVESEKVSDDMAANLSFEISHKIQTEMTYPGQVKITVIRETRAVNIAK
- a CDS encoding RND transporter, which translates into the protein MKTYNIYLLFTAVLILTGCKVSKDIETPQPELPQAYRNATASTDTTSVASIEWKQFFPDANLQELIGKAVTNNYDMQTAIKNIESAQLQLRQTKWNNVPQLSMGVTANTSIPSQNSLNGISLANFLNTSHIEDYNAGGSLSWEADIWGKLRGRKKEALALYLKTEEARKLVQTNIVASVAQGYYNLLMLDAQLAIAKKNLELNENTVRIVKMQFGSGQVTTLAVQQTEAQRLRAAQIVPQLEKEVTIQENALSILTGALPAEIVRNTTLDLTPLHTQLSAGVPSSIVSQRPDVKGTEYELAAANARVGVTKASMYPALNITAQGGVNSFKSDNWFNMPASLFGMVAGSLTQPLLQRRQLRTQYEVAKVEREKAVIAFRQSVLIAVGEVSDALVRVEKLKQEQEFAAERVANLQKATTNADMLFKSGMANYLEVITAQSNVLQSELDLAALKRDQLNAVAQLYRSLGGGWR
- a CDS encoding multidrug transporter AcrB — encoded protein: MFKKFIDRPVLATVISILLVIVGILGLVKLPLQQFPDIAPPAVQVTALYPGANAETVLRSVAPSLEESINGVENMSYMSSTASNDGSLVITVYFKLGTDPDQAAVNVQNRVSQATSQLPSEVIQAGVTTAKQQNSLIMVLSMYTENNKAYDQTFLANYAQINIIPDIKRIPGVGQSMIFGGSKDYSMRVWLKPSQMATYNITPREVTAAIQDKNLEAAPGKFGESSSESFEYVIKYKGKLNKPTDYENIIVRTNTDGSILRLKDVARVEFGAYTYGNFTRVDGKPGVNIAVMQLPGSNANDIQVSIAELMEKASKNFPKDVKYLTLYNTKRMLDASIEQVEHTLIEAFLLVFVVVYIFLQDFRSTLIPAIAVPVAILGTFFFMSLFGFSINMLTLFALVLAIGIVVDDAIVVVEAVHSKLERGYQPKQATTSAMSEITGAIISITLVMSAVFLPVGFMEGSTGVFYRQFALTLAIAIVISAVNALTLSPALAALFLKGHDTHSHNHDDKHAEYKAPNFKDRFFKGFNVGFDKITNRYMGSLRFLIKYRWFSLGGLAVVVLATAWLIKTTPSGFIPSEDQGFIAISASMPAGTSLERTTQALAEVENILRPAEYTRTLNILAGFNMLTQSSSPSFGVAFVLLKEDKERGDVRNIDQIMNDVRQKLSAVKGANFFVFTFPTVPGFSNIDGLDFVLQDRTGGKLDKFSAIGNNFIMELMKRPEIAVAFTPFRADYPQYEMEVDDVKAEQLGVSIRELMSTVQSYYGSAQVSDFNRFGKYYRVMVQADKDDRSTAESLGGVFVRNKTGEMVPVNTLVKLQRVYGPENASRYNLFNSMGVNAIPKPGFSSGAAIKAVEEVAAKHLPPGYSYEFSGMTREEIISGGQSAVVFLMSLLFVYFLLAAQYESYILPMAVILSIPTGIFGVFAAIGLTGISNNIYVQVALVMLIGLLAKNAILIVEFAVQRRRAGKTLLSAALEAAKLRLRPIIMTSLAFIVGLIPMMGAVGPSAQGNHSISIGAAGGMVSGVILGLFIIPVLFIVFQYLQEKVTGVPFKATGAEAVEHLKEELELVK